A window of the Phragmites australis chromosome 20, lpPhrAust1.1, whole genome shotgun sequence genome harbors these coding sequences:
- the LOC133901227 gene encoding uncharacterized protein LOC133901227, producing MATRPSTAFQTGEFQKPFIPSWLLLFHGRANQETPQHPTMPPASVCDSGGRGPAAARRTSPSSADDLLQLPEGSVPGNDDAAWEKKPTAASRPEAGAAGAKKPIAASQPETGGKKPAFSRVWSEADDVRILEALAAHVEVHGAPPGRSQLRGALAGRAMDKAEFTVTEIYEKVRRLRTKYWNMRSAGVPPVPASGGDDGDDDIRKYEFSMLIWGNQPAPGPTQPKVPKKGGSTSASAAPKVANKVGSTSTSTSTNAVPSTRVRRGFEDLRCLYPNLTVAVEGIVSDMNEDMLGAVLKRTFELISDEEAGELDAKVKKQRVLEAKMTKSRATMRNEVLGTLIRSMD from the coding sequence ATGGCCACCCGTCCATCTACGGCCTTCCAGACGGGCGAATTCCAAAAGCCGTTTATCCCCTCCTGGCTTCTCCTGTTCCACGGGCGGGCAAACCAAGAAACCCCCCAGCACCCCACCATGCCTCCGGCGAGCGTCTGCGATTCAGGCGGCCGGGGCcctgccgccgcccgccgcaCCTCGCCGTCTTCCGCAGACGATCTCCTCCAGCTGCCTGAGGGCTCCGTACCTGGCAATGACGATGCCGCCTGGGAGAAGAAACCCACGGCGGCGTCCCGGCCGGAGGCGGGCGCCGCGGGGGCGAAAAAACCCATTGCTGCGTCCCAGCCGGAGACGGGCGGCAAGAAGCCGGCGTTCTCGCGGGTCTGGTCGGAGGCGGACGACGTCCGCATCCTCGAGGCCCTCGCCGCGCACGTCGAGGTTCACGGCGCGCCGCCGGGGCGCTCCCAGCTCCGCGGCGCGCTCGCCGGCCGCGCCATGGACAAGGCAGAGTTCACCGTGACGGAGATTTACGAGAAGGTGCGCCGCCTCAGGACCAAGTACTGGAACATGCGCTCCGCCGGGGTTCCGCCGGTGCCAGCaagcggcggcgacgacggcgatgaTGACATCCGGAAGTACGAGTTCTCAATGTTGATTTGGGGCAACCAGCCGGCACCGGGGCCAACACAGCCCAAGGTCCCCAAGAAAGGAGGCAGCACCAGCGCCAGTGCGGCCCCCAAGGTCGCCAATAAAGTAggcagcaccagcaccagcaccagcaccaatGCGGTACCGAGCACGCGGGTACGCAGGGGTTTCGAGGACCTGCGGTGCCTGTACCCAAACCTCAcggtggcggtggaggggaTCGTCAGCGACATGAACGAAGACATGCTGGGAGCGGTGCTGAAGAGGACATTCGAGCTTATCAGTGACGAAGAAGCGGGTGAATTGGATGCTAAAGTGAAGAAGCAGAGGGTTCTGGAAGCTAAGATGACGAAGAGTCGAGCCACCATGAGGAATGAGGTGCTTGGGACCCTTATCAGATCCATGGATTGA